From Erigeron canadensis isolate Cc75 chromosome 8, C_canadensis_v1, whole genome shotgun sequence, one genomic window encodes:
- the LOC122610241 gene encoding uncharacterized protein LOC122610241, protein MSKELQEPLLYAPEIVTDLVKPEVQWTDDERRLVILDSRLKNMIVTTLPTEIMKLIIKYPTSKEVWDRLCSMYEGSADTIKTKKIDLKRAYENFFSLPDESLDSTYTRFKGLLNDMTNVGIVHDNFKLCHKFIDSLPLKWQNLRQILRTTKQIQEYDLEEIFGVLQFEEKALAQNMRAAADAGRHVGPSSSSPSMSAYSVSDPLALVSAKPINLNVGVSNSTTLPLSIKSLVDDLDAEEKQDMFSDFTDFALIAGKRRKAGGVAEKVHYQKECKVSMPTPAAPKSNPSKSANEYRNKYYQLKAKVAETEEAKTPAKGLVAEEHDWANSDESDDEEYVDAMCLMALADGDGLTKDQVSSSQWVNVTIKKFVESLRAKLQSKLNSVSSELSEKSIKLMKLKNVHVELQSHELLTQKVQLENEKLKLEVANLKKIVTSWSKASKFHHKCLSEHVPAQVKEVISGDYNIAASLADSFNDEVKPEISIPPSAVISPEEM, encoded by the exons ATGTCCAAAGAACTCCAGGAGCCACTGCTTTATGCTCCAGAGATTGTAACTGACCTGGTAAAGCCAGAGGTTCAATGGACTGATGATGAGCGGAGATTGGTAATTCTTGATTCCAGACTCAAAAACATGATTGTCACCactcttcctactgaaatcatgaagctcATCATTAAATATCCCACTTCCAAAGAAGTCTGGGATAGATTGTGCAGCATGtatgaaggatctgctgacACAATCAAGACCAAGAAAATAGATTTGAAACGggcttatgaaaacttcttttctcttcctgatgaaagtcttgacAGCACATATACCCGTTTCAAAGGGTTGCTGAATGATATGACTAATGTTGGCATCGTTCatgataattttaaattatGTCATAAATTCATCGATAGTCTTCCTCTTAAATGGCAAAATTTGAGGCAAATCCTTCGTACCACAAAGCAGATCCAAGAGTATGATCTTGAGGAAATCTTTGGTgttcttcaatttgaagaaaaggCTTTGGCTCAAAATATGCGAGCTGCTGCTgatgctggtagacatgttggtccttcttcttcttctcccagcATGTCTGCTTACTCAGTTTCTGACCCTCTTGCCCTCGTTTCTGCTAAACCCATAAATCTCAATGTGGGCGTCAGCAACTCTACCACTCTTCCTCTCTCTATCAAATCTCTTGTTGATGATCTGGATGCTGAAGAGAAACAAGATATGTTCAGCGACTTCACGGATTTTGCCTTGATCGCTGGGAAGAG gaggaaagctggaggtgtggcagaaaaaGTCCATTACCAAAAGGAATGCAAGGTTTCTATGCCTACCCCTGCTGCTCCTAAATCTAACCCCTCTAAATCTGCTAATGAGTAcaggaacaaatactatcagctaAAAGCAAAAGTTGCTGAAACAGAGGAGGCCAAAACACCAGCTAAAGGGTTGGTTGCTGAAGAGCATGATTGGGCCAACTCTGATGAGTCAGATGATGAAGAatatgttgatgccatgtgtTTAATGGCACTTGCTGATGGTGATGGActgacaaaagaccaagtctcCTCCAGTCAGTGGGTGAATGTCACCATTAAAAAG TTCGTAGAATCTTTACGTGCTAAACTTCAATCAAAGCTTAACTCTGTCAGTTCagagttgagtgaaaaatcaATAAAACTCATGAAATTGAAGAACGTTCATgtcgaacttcaatctcatgagttgttGACTCAAAAGGTCCAgcttgagaatgaaaaactcAAGCTTGAAGTTGCAAATCttaagaagattgtgacctcttggtcaaaagcttccAAGTTTCACCATAAATGCTTAAGTGAACATGTCCCTGCCCAAGTTAAGGAAGTGATAAGTGGCGATTATAACATTGCTGCCTCTCTAGCTGACTCGTTCAATGATGAAGTGAAACCTGAAATCTCTATTCCTCCATCTGCTGTAATCTCGCCTGAAGAGATGTAG